One Miscanthus floridulus cultivar M001 chromosome 11, ASM1932011v1, whole genome shotgun sequence DNA window includes the following coding sequences:
- the LOC136494139 gene encoding cyclin-P4-1-like: MADEEDLADAPRVVGVLSALLERVVERNDAVADELTAETASLAPPSAFRATARPDISVRSYMARIARFAGCSPACYVVAFVYLDRLLRRGRRGRGALAVDSYSVHRLLITAVLAAVKFMDDVCYNNAYFARVGGISLAVMNYLEVDFLFAVRFDLNVSPETFGHYCAVLRAEMLYLELEGPPPAAAAGAKLHSCCLSEDDGSSSSSQQQLAA; encoded by the exons ATGGCCGATGAGGAGGACCTGGCAGACGCACCGCGGGTGGTGGGCGTCCTCTCCGCGCTCCTAGAGCGGGTCGTGGAGCGCAACGACGCGGTGGCTGACGAGCTCACCGCCGAGACGGCGTCGCTGGCACCGCCGTCGGCGTTCCGGGCGACGGCGAGGCCCGACATCTCGGTGCGCTCGTACATGGCGCGCATCGCGCGGTTCGCGGGGTGCAGCCCCGCGTGCTACGTCGTGGCGTTCGTCTACCTCGACCGCCTCCTGCGCCGCGGCCGGCGCGGCCGTGGTGCGCTCGCCGTGGACTCGTACAGCGTGCACCGCCTCCTCATCACCGCCGTGCTCGCGGCCGTCAAGTTCATGGATGACGT ATGCTACAACAACGCTTACTTCGCCAGGGTCGGCGGCATCAGCCTGGCGGTGATGAACTACCTGGAGGTGGACTTCCTCTTCGCGGTCAGGTTCGACCTCAACGTGTCGCCGGAGACGTTCGGGCACTACTGCGCTGTCCTCCGGGCCGAGATGCTGTACCTGGAGCTGGAgggtcctcctcctgctgctgctgccggtgCAAAGCTGCACAGCTGCTGCCTGTCAGAAGACGACGGCAGCAGCAGTAGTTCGCAGCAGCAGCTAGCTGCATAG